TTAAAAATTCTTCTAATTTGAGTAAAAAATAATATTTTTCATATTAGGGAAATTAACCATTTCTCTAAATCTTCACGATTCGGTAGTTCAGGTGTTAATCCATGATATCTCTTCATTCTCTCGTTTTCATAAAAGAACTTGACAGCTTCCTTAACGTCTTCGACTCCGAACCCATATGTTGAAAATGGCTCGTTAAATCCTATTTCTTCGAGGAACTTATTATATGCTTTCTGAGCTTTTTCAGCATCTTCTATTCTAGGTTTTAACTCTGGATCCAGTGGTTTCAGTATTCTAGCCATTACTTCGGGGTCTAACTTATAGAAGAACTGTAATAATGCTTTATATAATATAGCTAGTCCTGCTCCATGAGGCAGTTTAGGGTTGAATCCGCTGAATACATGTTCTAATCCATGTGCTATATGGGTTACTCCGTGATCAATGCTTATTCCAGCAATCATTGATGCATATAGGAGCCAGTATCTTGTCTCCAGATCATCTAGTTTCTCCAGTGCTCTGGGAAGATATTTTACTATATGCTTAATCGCTTCTTCTGCGAGAACCCATGTATATGGGCTGGACCGTGTAGATGTCGCTGATTCAACAGCGTGAGCAAACGCATCTATAGAAGTATATATTGTCTGGTTTCTCGGAAGAGTCCTCGTATATCTTGGATCATCGATTGATACATTGGGGTAACCAGCACTTATACCTATTTTTTCCTTGGTCTCTACATTGCTTACAACAGCATATTTATCAATTTCTGTTCCAGTACCATGAGTTAGATTAACTGCTAGGAGAAACGGTAGTTTCTCGGGATAAGGTTTTCTACCATATAAGTAATCAGCAACGCTTCCACCACCACTTATAACTAGCCTAGCAACTTTTGCTGAATCAATAATGCTGCCACCACCTATAGCGATAATGGCTTCGGCTCCAAATTCTCTATAAGCTTTCACTATTCCCCCAACATTTTCTACTGTAGGATTAGGCACAATGTCATTATAGATAGTATATTTTATTCCATGCTTATCGAGGATACTAGTCACATCGTCAAGAGCGCCTGATATCTTTGCTGATCTACGCCCTGTAACTAATAATACTCTTTCATAAGCCTTAACGTATTCCTCAGCATTACCAATAACGTTTATGCCGAAGAATAATTTAACTCCGCCATTATAGACTTGGAAAGATAGAGTCTTCATCAAGAACACCCTCTAAATTATAGACTCTATAAATTAGCTTATTATTAGCATCCTAAATAAGATTGCAATTAAATTAGGAAGAAACTATATATCGAGGCTTTCTCCTTTCCTCCTCTTCGTTGCTGAATAGATATAATACGTTATTAAACCGAGTGCGAAGCCTGTTATTATCCCCAAAACATAGTATCCCATATCGTGTATACTTGTATTGATCTCATTTATTCCCGTATTATTAGATGGTAATCTATTAGCGGGTGTTTCAGTTTTATTACTTGGATTAATAGCTGGTGTATTAGGTGGAAGAGATACAGTGTTTTCAATGAGGTTTAATGATGAATTCTTCGACATAAATATGGAAGCATACATTATTCCTTTCAATAATACATACATCGAGTCTACGTAGTCATTAATATATATGTATTGATTACTAGCTGTGAATGTATAGTTCATGTAGTCTTTAATTGTTGTAAGATTATAATAGATTAAATGTTCTCTCATTAGATACGTAGTTATGTTTGAGTAAGCAGTATTGTTTTGTATAAAAAGCGTTTCTATCCCTATATCCGCATATGTAATGCTATCGATCAATAATCCTATTGATGCAGCCGTGTAATTGGTTGTATAAGCATTTACTGCATCCTGAAAATAATTTACCGCCTCAGCTATGTACTGGTTTCCACCTCCAACATCGTTTGCTAAACTATAAGCATATGAAACAACTGAATCAGATAAACTATATAGGGTCATAAAGGAATCCGTGATGTTTAAATTTTCTTTACCAAACATTGACGAAATATTAAGTAATTGATCAGAGAAGTACAGCTTGACAACTATATCAGCTAATTTTTCTATATCGCTAGTAGTAAATGATGTATTGTTTTTGCCGAGTAATCCTATATAGTTTGTTAATGCTTGAAAATATAGTTCATGCGACTCAATTAATAGCGGGTTTAAGCCGGGGCCAGCATTAGATAATTTATAGTGGAGATCATTTATGGTTTCATTAATCATCGACATAGTGTTTTCTAAATTTAGTTTTCCAAGCATTGATTTATATAGCCAGTTTATGTAAATGTTTTCTTTAAGCACTTTATTAGAATAAATGAAGGATGCGATGGATAGATTCTTATCTATTAATTGTTTTAACTGATAATTCATTTCCTCAACATTATTGATCTGATCGTATAGCTGTATTCTAGTAAACAAATCTAATTGATTAAACAGTTTCTTAGACTCATTAAATAGATTTATTGATCTAACATAGTTTTCCCATGCAAACTTATCTATAATGTTGAGAACAGAATTGTTCATAACTATTTCCGCGCCCTTAATAGGCTTCACAGTGATTCCGAGAAAATACTTCATAGCATCAAAGATGTTGCCTACCTCGATAACTGTTACATTAAGCTTTTCACCCTCCTTAACAAGGTCTATTGGCGCATATTTTATAGTCTCATAATATCCCCAGAGAACCCTCTTAACAATTCTTTTCTCAACATAAACTATTCTCTGACCAATTGGTATTAGGAAAACCTTGAACCCATTATCAGCGACAGCATGGAGTTTCCCTAGAAGCCCGCCGACAGGGCCAATGCTTCCATCAGGATTTATCATTCCAGTCATCGTTACATTAGGGTTCAATGTCTTATTCAGAAACAATGATATAAACCCAATAGTCATCAACCCACCAGCACTCGGCCCCCCAACTACGAGAGAATTACTAGTCATAACTACGTAGTAGTCGTAGGAGTAAAAGTTTCGGCCTGTAATAGTTGAAGCAACATATGCTGCAATACGCGCTGTTGCTTGAGTATCTGGTTCAACGAGTGGTTTCGCAGAAAAATAAACCATTCCAGAACCTGGATAAACAATTGTGAGATTTACTCGTAGAACAGCTCCCTCACCACTACGTGTAACTGCGGGAGCATAAACGACTACCGACTTTCTAAACGAGTGAATATTTAAATATACAGGATAAGCATTCACAACAATCATCGTCGACAATATAATGATAAACACAAGTATCGACGAAACTATTCTCAGATACTGCAATTCAAACATCCTCTATGAACTCTTTTACCACCAAAAATAAGATTAACTAATGTAATTATAACCTTTAACATAGAAGGCACTAGTTATTATTAAATTAATATAATGGATCAACTACATCATCGAAACAAAATATAATTATGGATAACCAGGTTATTTCCAATTGAAACATTAAATAATAAAGAACCCCCTATCGAGAATTCTTTAAAATATAGTAATTGAATCTTAACAGTTTTCCTTCTATAATCTATTAAGAATTATATATGGTAGCACTTTATGAAAGAATAAGTTATGGGGATATGATTGCTTGTCTTAGAGCCAGATAAAGGAATCCTTCGCAAAGCAGGTAAAAAAGAACTATATGAAGCAGTATATTTATTAACAATGCTGATCCCTATAGGAAAAGTTACAACTTATAAATCAATTGCTAAAATACTAGGTATTCATCCGAGAACAGTTGGAATAGTTTTGAAGAAAAATAGTAAACCAATAATAGTTCCATGCCATAGAGTAATAAGCTCAAATGGATCAATAGGAGGCTATAGTTGGGGAGGTAAAAATGTTAAGAAGAAACTACTAGAAATAGAAGGCGTTAGAATAATAGGTGAAAAAGTAGATCCTGAATACATAATTGATATAGGTGAGCAACTCATCTCTTAATATTTACATATAAGTATTCAGCAATACTTCTAATAATATAAGGCAATGAACCCAGCAAGCTTCTCAACGAGTATCTATAGATCAGGAATTTCCCATTATAGTATACTTGGTAAAACTCTATTGTTCTCCAGAACCGTTCCAATAATAATGAATATATTCTTAGAACAACTAGCAGATACAATATAAATCTTAGCTTATCAATTCTAATAAATAATAATATTTCAGCAAGAGTAATTGTTATTGCAACAGGTATTATGAGCGAGTATATGTATAGATAACCAAGTAAATTATATAATTGAACATTGTAGATAATGCTTGAAAAAAATATTATTACAGCAATAATAATTAAGCCGAACAAATAAGAAAACATTGATTGAAAACCTCTAACTCTATAAATAATATATGAGCCAAAAAAGACCACTATAGGCAGTAATTCTGGAAACAACATATCTGAAAATACAGGTAGAGAAAACCAATTGTAACAGCTAGTCTAAGGAGCAAATAAATATAGCCCTTCAACAGCATGGAGTTCATCACCACTTGGCAAAGTAGATACTACAATGCCTCCACTGTTTAGGAACTTATCTACGAGTTCTTCTACAATTTTAGCCTTCTCATAATCTATATATTCAAGACCCCCATCAATTAATAATATGTCAGGTCTCTTCATGAGTTGAGGAATTAGAATTACTAGTCTTTTTTCTCCATCACTATGCTCATAAAAGAACCTATCCTCTATTCTTATTCCTAAATTCCTGAGAATTCTTGTCGAATTCTTATAACAATTATTGTTGTTACTGCAAAGTTCTCTTATTACAGTTTCTGTATCGCTCCATGAGAAAATCATTGATACATCATCTGGGACAAAGCCTATACTGCCTTTTATTTCGCGATAGCCATATATTTTCAAGACCCCGCTAATACCTAGTAGGATAGATGTTTTTCCTGCACCATTAGAGCCGATAATGGTTATTGAGCTTCCAGGCCTAAGATCTATTTCGGGAATACGTATTCTTCTTTTACCCCTTCTTACATATGCGTTTTTAATAACTATTTTTCCTCTACCAGAGCTTAGAGGATCAATTTGTTTGAGCTCATATATATTGATTTGATGCTTCTTTATAGATGTGATGCTGTATGTTTTCCAACCATCTAATCTGGTCTTCGCCGTAGCTATAATTATTTTTCCATGGCTAACCAGTTCTCTTAATAATTCAGAAACCATTATTTTGTTTCTGGGATCAAGAGCTTCGAAGGGTTCGTCGAAAAAACTATGTCCGGATCGATATGATTGTCTTCAATATTTCCAAAATCCTTTTTTCACCATAGCTCATGTCAGAGATCCTTTTTGTTAGCACATGCTTATATTGATCTAATTGTTTAAGCTCTAGTTGTTTAAACAATGATGTATTTTCCTTATTAGCATACATTGTATATATTAGTTCTTCAATTCCTGTTTTTCCAATATTAATGATCCATGGTTCTTGGGGGATGTAATAGCTTTTTCCATCTACAACTATTTCTCCCTCAACTTCTATATTGTAAAGATCAAGGGCTATGCCTGAGAGAGTTTTTAATAAAATAGTTTTACCTGCTCCAGTTTTTCCTACATATAAGTTTTGGGAGGGCTCATGAACCTCTAGGTTTTCAGGCAGTATGATTTGCTCATCTATTTTTATTCTAGCATTTTTTTACTAGTATATTCGCCATTCTTAGTCATCCATTTATAAATAACTATTGTGATTGATAGAATTTCCTCCACGGTTTCAATACTGGTAACAATATTATCGCACCTATCAATATCAGTATTGTTCTTTCAATAGGATAAATATATGCTACGTATTTCCATAGACTTATCAAGCCAACTATAGAGGGATACGTTATCGATGCTCCAAGGCTTCCTCCTACATGGTCAGCTATTACACCATAAATAATAGCTCCCAATTCTTTAAGCAT
This is a stretch of genomic DNA from Staphylothermus hellenicus DSM 12710. It encodes these proteins:
- a CDS encoding ATP-binding cassette domain-containing protein, with translation MKIDEQIILPENLEVHEPSQNLYVGKTGAGKTILLKTLSGIALDLYNIEVEGEIVVDGKSYYIPQEPWIINIGKTGIEELIYTMYANKENTSLFKQLELKQLDQYKHVLTKRISDMSYGEKRILEILKTIISIRT
- a CDS encoding S16 family serine protease, which encodes MQYLRIVSSILVFIIILSTMIVVNAYPVYLNIHSFRKSVVVYAPAVTRSGEGAVLRVNLTIVYPGSGMVYFSAKPLVEPDTQATARIAAYVASTITGRNFYSYDYYVVMTSNSLVVGGPSAGGLMTIGFISLFLNKTLNPNVTMTGMINPDGSIGPVGGLLGKLHAVADNGFKVFLIPIGQRIVYVEKRIVKRVLWGYYETIKYAPIDLVKEGEKLNVTVIEVGNIFDAMKYFLGITVKPIKGAEIVMNNSVLNIIDKFAWENYVRSINLFNESKKLFNQLDLFTRIQLYDQINNVEEMNYQLKQLIDKNLSIASFIYSNKVLKENIYINWLYKSMLGKLNLENTMSMINETINDLHYKLSNAGPGLNPLLIESHELYFQALTNYIGLLGKNNTSFTTSDIEKLADIVVKLYFSDQLLNISSMFGKENLNITDSFMTLYSLSDSVVSYAYSLANDVGGGNQYIAEAVNYFQDAVNAYTTNYTAASIGLLIDSITYADIGIETLFIQNNTAYSNITTYLMREHLIYYNLTTIKDYMNYTFTASNQYIYINDYVDSMYVLLKGIMYASIFMSKNSSLNLIENTVSLPPNTPAINPSNKTETPANRLPSNNTGINEINTSIHDMGYYVLGIITGFALGLITYYIYSATKRRKGESLDI
- a CDS encoding MGMT family protein, with the translated sequence MLVLEPDKGILRKAGKKELYEAVYLLTMLIPIGKVTTYKSIAKILGIHPRTVGIVLKKNSKPIIVPCHRVISSNGSIGGYSWGGKNVKKKLLEIEGVRIIGEKVDPEYIIDIGEQLIS
- a CDS encoding iron-containing alcohol dehydrogenase, giving the protein MKTLSFQVYNGGVKLFFGINVIGNAEEYVKAYERVLLVTGRRSAKISGALDDVTSILDKHGIKYTIYNDIVPNPTVENVGGIVKAYREFGAEAIIAIGGGSIIDSAKVARLVISGGGSVADYLYGRKPYPEKLPFLLAVNLTHGTGTEIDKYAVVSNVETKEKIGISAGYPNVSIDDPRYTRTLPRNQTIYTSIDAFAHAVESATSTRSSPYTWVLAEEAIKHIVKYLPRALEKLDDLETRYWLLYASMIAGISIDHGVTHIAHGLEHVFSGFNPKLPHGAGLAILYKALLQFFYKLDPEVMARILKPLDPELKPRIEDAEKAQKAYNKFLEEIGFNEPFSTYGFGVEDVKEAVKFFYENERMKRYHGLTPELPNREDLEKWLISLI
- a CDS encoding ATP-binding cassette domain-containing protein, whose product is MVSELLRELVSHGKIIIATAKTRLDGWKTYSITSIKKHQINIYELKQIDPLSSGRGKIVIKNAYVRRGKRRIRIPEIDLRPGSSITIIGSNGAGKTSILLGISGVLKIYGYREIKGSIGFVPDDVSMIFSWSDTETVIRELCSNNNNCYKNSTRILRNLGIRIEDRFFYEHSDGEKRLVILIPQLMKRPDILLIDGGLEYIDYEKAKIVEELVDKFLNSGGIVVSTLPSGDELHAVEGLYLFAP